The sequence below is a genomic window from Phoenix dactylifera cultivar Barhee BC4 chromosome 16, palm_55x_up_171113_PBpolish2nd_filt_p, whole genome shotgun sequence.
ACGATCCCTGCCCCCTGCCTCTGGAGAACGGTGATCCCGCTCTCCATCCCGGTCAATCTCCTGGCCAGCGGGATGAACACCTGGTCGTAGACGGGAATGAACAGGGTCAGGGCGAGCAAGGCGACGATGGGAACGGAGGCGCTGGGGATCTGGAAGTGCGGGCCGATGTGGCGATCCATCTGTAGGCATTGGAGAACGACGAAGGTCCACTGCTGGGACAATGCCACGAAGCAGGCGAGGCCCGCCGGCCAGATGGGCAGAATGCGGATCAGGCACTTCACTTCTTCTATCTGTTGGACGCTGCATAGCCTCCATGAGCTCGCCGGGGTGCCGTCTTCTTTCCTATCCCCCTCGCATACCACGGCAGCTTTGTTCAAGAAACTGCAAAATTTAGAGAGCAACTTTGTTCAGGAATCTGGTCAGGATCCACAACCAATTTGTTCTGCTTGGGATTTTTATTCTGCTTTTCCCACCAGTCACACCCCAATCCTAGTTTTTCAATCCAACCTTAGTCGAGTTATAATAGGGATCATTAATGTCCCCCTGGTTTCCAAATTCCGCTCAAGTTTACATTAGAGATAGTATTAGTTTCTTATCACTAATAAGACTATATCTTTGTAGCCAGCAACCGTTAGTACCATTGCCTGGCATTTGGCAATTTTCTAGTAGAAGCAAGCTTGTCCAGGGTTCGAACCCGGCCAATATCTAAGAGATTCTCAGACACAGTTAAGTCCTGATATTTGGACCTAAAGGCGCACTGCAGCGTACAGTCCGCATCCGAACACTAACACTAGTCCCCAGCTTCAATTGCGTGGAAAGTAAACGCCCAAGTCCCGAGGCACCGAGATACGAGGCGTCCACTGCCACCGTGCATGCAGTTAAATAAAATTATACCAAATCGGAGCAAACAGTGACCTGAACTGCAGCGTGAGTGGAAGCTTCATCACCCTATGGCTCACCGTCGGCGGGTCGTACAGCATCCTCTCCTGCTCCACCACATCGTCCTTCGCCGGCAGCTCCAGCTTCCGCTTCCTGTACGCCGCCACACACACCTGCGCAACGCCGGAGAACACGCTGCCCTCCGCCGGCACGTACACGTAGAGCCTCATCCCAAGGAAGAACAAGGCGATCGAAACCACCATCAGGCCCGCCGGGATGCCGAACCCCACCGGCCAGCTGACGCTGCTCTGGATGTACACAATTAAGGTCATCGCCAATATGATGGCGGCGGTGGAGGTGCAGTAGTACCAGTTGAAGAAGCTGGCGAGGCCACGCCGGCCGGACTCGGTGGTCATGTCGAACTGGTCCACGCCAAAGGGGAGGTTGCACGGCCGGATGCCGCCGGAGCCGATCGACATGAGGGCCAGCGAGAGCATCAGGATGCCGATCTGGGCTCTTGTTGGGCCCGCGCATTGCCCGGCCTGCTCCGCTTCGGGGCTGCAGCTCGCCGGCCGGAGCTGGGGGATTGCCGCCGTGATGGTCAGCACCACCATTCcctgtagtttttttttttttttgtccatcATCATTAATATTAGATTAATAAAATTATCCGGCAGCCGTTAAAATCCTCTTTTTaaaatatgtatacatatatatatatatatccatcgaAATAGACACTATTAACTATTATTAGATTAGGTATAGAGAGGACCCCAGGAGCATGTGATGCATTAAATGCTCCCTGTCAAAAATCCGAAAGTTAAGCAGGCTGGTCGCCCTAAAGTTTCAATTAATACCATTTTAACAATTGAAGGCATGTGAGAGGTTGGAAGCTTTAGCAACACTCCTATCTCTATCTGGAATTAAATGGTTTTGATTAAATGTGGCAGTTGACAAGAGGGAGACCTTGATTTTGAGAGAACATATCCTTGCTCGAGGACTTTAGATTATACAAATACCTATTCccaaaagaaaaccaaaaaatacAAGTATATGATATTAATGTCCCTTATGGTCAAACCAGTAAAGGCCACCAAGCTATGCAGATTGGTAATTATCATTCGAGATTGGACTCCACAAAAGATGGTCATGATGTTTAATTTTAATGGGACATTGCTGGATCACCATGTCAGCTAGTAACCAGGCCAAGTTCTTCCAAACTTTTCGAGTTGGGTCTATTTAACCGAAACATTAAATTTGAAGCTGTGGGCCAACTACCATTTCGATTTTCGAATTAGATATCTGATCATACGTTCCAAGGATAACCTCGAGACTTGGTGATATTTTCTTCCCCTCCCACATTTTCTTCACTCCAAACGAGGAGTATAGTCCTAGAAATATTGGACTGGTATTTTAAGACTTTCTTAATCTCCTGCATCCCATCAATCAAAGGATTATGAGGGCTCTTTTAAGtgattgggctgaaaatccTAATGAAGTCATGGATTGGACTACTCCCCACAGCATTCTGCCCTGCTTGCGgttctttcttgttcttctctcTGTGGCCTTCCAATACAATCAGTAAAGTTATAAGATTGTAGGCTATACTAGGGCTATATTCATAAATAGTCAAGAGTAGCTTTGGAGTAGACTAGTCTGCAGCTACTTTTGAATATTTATGAATATAGATTGAGTCTAGcctataattttataattttactgGTTGTACTAATCTAATCTAATCCATGAATTTCATAgttcttaaaattttataacAATAAACATGGTACCTCTAACAACTTTCGACTTTTGTATCCCTGATATATTTGTGACAacacttctttttttattaccCGCTAAATCAAGggattttttgaattatttttcAATCTTATCTAAACTGCCGATCATTAGCAATACAATATACCCAAACACGATTTCTATAGATAGCCAATCATTGGCCGTGTAGGGTAGCTCTATTACAAACTCCAAACGCATGAATCCGCCTAACTCTGACGGAAGCTGGGGTTTGGTTGGACCCGTTTTGGAATCT
It includes:
- the LOC103720094 gene encoding protein NRT1/ PTR FAMILY 2.13-like: MEKSWWGFFINFLKCSPSARKEVVAVDGDDANLQAVERRKPGGWKCMPYIIGNETFERVASFGLTANFTVYLVSKYHMKKVAAANLVNVYSGVVNSAPLLGAFISDAYWGRFRTLAYASIASLLGMVVLTITAAIPQLRPASCSPEAEQAGQCAGPTRAQIGILMLSLALMSIGSGGIRPCNLPFGVDQFDMTTESGRRGLASFFNWYYCTSTAAIILAMTLIVYIQSSVSWPVGFGIPAGLMVVSIALFFLGMRLYVYVPAEGSVFSGVAQVCVAAYRKRKLELPAKDDVVEQERMLYDPPTVSHRVMKLPLTLQFSFLNKAAVVCEGDRKEDGTPASSWRLCSVQQIEEVKCLIRILPIWPAGLACFVALSQQWTFVVLQCLQMDRHIGPHFQIPSASVPIVALLALTLFIPVYDQVFIPLARRLTGMESGITVLQRQGAGIVISALSMVVAGLVERMRRNSAVAHGGLYGSSPLPAAWLAPQLVLMGIAEAFNAVGQVEFYNRQFPEHMQTMAGALFNCSLAGGSYLSAILVVAVRKYTTWLKDDNNVNANRLDYFYYLIAVFGVVNTLYFLVAAHFYRYKGLPEVQPKEESEERPAA